A single window of Botrytis cinerea B05.10 chromosome 3, complete sequence DNA harbors:
- the Bcrit1 gene encoding Bcrit1, which translates to MPLTVADIVFNEQANHNFSKTLGEIKRSTLSIHNRLRSILEDAEFAQSVANAYNRPLVANERCGSWYIDPSKKGGSAYFKSTDGHTGVWKFSSRRLNLHLLEIIGKHDGCIIVDSTRRGKRMPDALSKTIPIWCCVLNRVFFPDIPTAHKLYAPPQVVSDSEQAQMANLIPQFVQAFQTLNLPIESFREKIHKPIRPIWMTPESQISETGEIFKDFHPVVCCTVSRRVSGGEISEGGYIQGAGDDTENWAHGLTPNIFWSNQEILFETSEEDLPGLIETLINQTSSSLGSSDNLRIVKPTSCLSISTIDALPPPTPNINTCIIVLLPKLTPKETWHTSPTRLDIGLGAKKVGSKNLRAALPTISSFFLENLSAHPAPQSSDTSIQIVVACESGHDLSVGVALALLCLYFEHSGKLKSGSGEGGEKAEVNKDFIRQRLTWISTSMPDANPSRATLQSVNSFLMSY; encoded by the exons ATGCCTTTGACAGTTGCGGATATTGTCTTCAATGAGCAGGCAAATCATAACTTCTCAAAGACTCTGGGTGAAATCAAACGGAGTactttatccatccataatcGGCTTCGATCAATTCTCGAAGACGCGGAATTCGCCCAGTCTGTTGCAAATGCATATAATAGACCACTGGTAGCAAATGAGAGATGCGGTAGCTGGTACATTGATCCCAGCAAGAAAGGGGGAAGCGCATACTTCAAAAGTACCGATGGTCATACTGGTGTCTGGAAATTCAGCTCCCGAAGACTGAATTTACATCTATTAGAAATCATTGGTAAACATGACGG ATGTATCATTGTAGATTCTACTAGGCGTGGAAAAC GTATGCCTGATGCATTGAGCAAAACAATCCCAATATGGTGTTGTGTATTGAACCGCGTCTTCTTTCCTGATATTCCAACCGCTCATAAGCTATACGCTCCACCACAAGTAGTTTCCGATTCCGAGCAAGCCCAAATGGCCAATTTGATTCCTCAATTTGTGCAAGCatttcaaactctcaatcTCCCTATCGAATCGTTCCGCGAGAAGATTCACAAACCCATCAGACCCATTTGGATGACTCCCGAGTCTCAAATCTCGGAAACAGGCGAGATTTTCAAAGACTTTCATCCGGTTGTATGCTGTACGGTTTCGCGCAGAGTTTCGGGCGGTGAAATTAGTGAGGGCGGCTATATACAAGGAGCAGGTGACGATACGGAAAACTGGGCTCATGGACTTACTCCTAACATTTTCTGGagcaatcaagaaattctattCGAGACGTCAGAAGAAGATTTGCCTGGACTCATTGAAACCTTGATAAATCAAACAAGCTCATCGCTAGGATCTAGCGATAACCTACGCATCGTAAAACCGACTTCCTGTCTATCCATCTCGACCATCGATGCACTCCCACCTCCAACCCCCAATATCAATACCTGCATCATTGTGCTCCTACCAAAACTCACCCCTAAAGAAACATGGCACACGTCTCCCACCCGTCTCGACATCGGACTCGGCGCCAAAAAAGTAGGCAGCAAAAATCTCCGCGCCGCGCTCCCAAccatctcctctttcttcctcgaGAACCTCTCTGCGCATCCTGCACCACAATCTTCAGATACCTCTATACAAATCGTCGTCGCGTGCGAGTCTGGACATGATCTCTCCGTAGGAGTGGCGCTTGCTCTGCTTTGTCTTTATTTCGAGCATAGTGGAAAGTTAAAATCGGGGAGTGGAGAAGGGGGAGAAAAGGCGGAGgtaaataaagattttattcgGCAGAGATTAACGTGGATTTCTACTTCGATGCCGGATGCGAATCCGAGTCGAGCTACGTTGCAAAGTGTGAATAGTTTTTTGATGTCGTATTaa